From a region of the Paenibacillus sp. FSL R10-2734 genome:
- a CDS encoding asparaginase: protein METVLVREYRADLLECVHSGHIAIVGENGAVKGYAGDPEFVSFTRSAAKPLQAIPGIRGGIMEHYGFTPAEVALMTASHRGESYHVAALENISSKIGIDEQQMICATSYPLDYTSRENAIRGAGKRKFYHNCAGKHMGILSYNKLKGLPLEEYAQPEQTVQREIIDTIAYMAGVAPDSIGLGTDGCGLPVFAMPLTALATAYLKLANPDLIADEATRKAVTTITAAMNTHPEMVSGYGRLDSILLEDDNIIAKGGFKGVYCFGLRRERLGIAFKILDGSEEEWGLIVQGILNQIGYSQKSTLEKLRKAFSGVIYNDGGTRVGHADTVFQLHFMK from the coding sequence ATGGAAACAGTATTAGTACGAGAGTATCGGGCGGATTTGCTGGAATGTGTCCATAGTGGACATATTGCTATCGTAGGAGAAAATGGAGCTGTAAAGGGATATGCAGGCGATCCTGAGTTTGTATCCTTTACCCGTTCTGCGGCCAAACCACTTCAGGCTATCCCGGGCATTCGTGGAGGAATCATGGAGCATTATGGTTTTACACCCGCTGAGGTTGCTCTGATGACTGCTTCGCACCGAGGAGAGAGCTATCATGTTGCCGCGCTAGAGAACATTTCCTCCAAGATCGGCATCGATGAGCAACAAATGATATGTGCGACAAGCTACCCGCTGGATTATACGAGTAGGGAGAATGCCATTCGTGGCGCGGGCAAAAGAAAGTTCTATCATAACTGTGCTGGCAAGCACATGGGGATTTTATCGTACAATAAGCTCAAAGGGCTGCCACTTGAAGAATACGCACAGCCAGAGCAAACGGTACAGCGTGAGATTATAGATACCATCGCTTATATGGCTGGCGTGGCACCAGACAGTATTGGCCTAGGTACGGACGGATGTGGTCTTCCGGTATTTGCTATGCCTCTAACAGCCTTGGCGACTGCGTATTTAAAATTAGCTAATCCTGATTTAATTGCTGACGAGGCTACCCGCAAAGCGGTCACTACGATTACTGCGGCGATGAATACTCATCCGGAGATGGTTTCTGGTTATGGACGCCTCGATTCAATTCTTTTGGAAGATGATAATATTATTGCTAAGGGTGGATTTAAGGGCGTGTATTGCTTCGGCTTGCGCCGTGAGCGACTGGGCATTGCCTTCAAGATTCTGGATGGATCAGAAGAAGAGTGGGGACTTATTGTACAGGGAATTCTAAATCAGATAGGATACAGTCAGAAAAGTACCTTGGAAAAGCTTCGCAAAGCATTTTCAGGTGTGATCTACAATGACGGTGGTACACGGGTAGGCCATGCGGATACAGTATTCCAGCTTCATTTCATGAAATAA
- a CDS encoding DUF1128 domain-containing protein, with amino-acid sequence MDLTQPSQENVEYMIEAIKNKLKMASAAAMQASAFSVDKYEDIFDVYEVAMGSDRLSISQVEALVSELGRLRQK; translated from the coding sequence ATGGACTTAACACAACCTAGTCAGGAAAATGTTGAATATATGATCGAGGCCATCAAGAACAAGCTTAAGATGGCTAGTGCTGCTGCGATGCAAGCCTCAGCTTTTTCAGTAGATAAATATGAAGATATCTTCGATGTCTATGAGGTAGCTATGGGCAGCGATAGACTCAGTATTTCTCAGGTGGAAGCGCTCGTCTCCGAGCTCGGTCGTCTACGTCAGAAATAA
- the yyaC gene encoding spore protease YyaC → MAIREQGSGKRSKMDDVGLVTFFMEIAALYSVEKVTFLCIGTDRSTGDALGPLTGSKLLEYGFPHVIGTLPSPCDADNLVARVAEIPSEHIIIAVDACLGPPVALGYYFVSNEPLQPAQSVGVCLPAVGHYSLAAIVDINGPKPYRTLQTTPLHRVMVMAEQIAAAAAKGFGIGR, encoded by the coding sequence TTGGCAATCAGAGAACAGGGAAGCGGAAAACGAAGCAAGATGGACGATGTAGGATTGGTGACCTTTTTTATGGAAATTGCTGCGCTGTATTCAGTTGAGAAGGTCACATTTCTGTGTATCGGAACGGATCGTTCTACAGGTGATGCTCTCGGTCCATTAACTGGCAGCAAACTTCTGGAATACGGCTTTCCGCACGTGATCGGTACGTTGCCATCTCCTTGCGATGCAGATAATTTGGTGGCCAGAGTCGCTGAGATTCCATCTGAGCATATCATTATTGCTGTGGATGCTTGCCTAGGACCTCCAGTAGCTCTTGGATATTACTTCGTTTCGAATGAACCGTTACAGCCAGCACAATCAGTGGGTGTATGCCTTCCCGCAGTGGGGCATTATAGTTTGGCTGCGATTGTAGATATCAATGGCCCGAAGCCCTATCGGACACTGCAGACTACTCCGCTACATAGAGTTATGGTTATGGCTGAACAAATTGCCGCCGCAGCAGCAAAAGGGTTTGGAATTGGACGTTAA
- a CDS encoding alpha/beta hydrolase, producing the protein MERVRCDGSNICYSDQGKGEVIVLLHGFCGSAEYWEQVIPILSSDYRVIAPDLRGHGASEAPLGPYTIEQMADDVLGLLDTLEISECTMLGHSLGGYITLSFAQRYASRLKGFGLIHSTAYPDSEEARENRLKSVSRIQNEGITPFVDSFVPGIFAEATASASPQLLERAKEIGYKTPPQGAAGAALAMRERPDRRDVITATTLPVLLVAGEQDGLIPAERTFTSDKPNITQATISGAGHMSLFEAPERLAEVIKEFAQTTVNSHV; encoded by the coding sequence ATGGAAAGAGTACGTTGTGACGGAAGCAATATTTGCTACAGTGATCAGGGGAAAGGCGAGGTTATTGTATTACTGCATGGCTTTTGTGGAAGTGCTGAATACTGGGAACAAGTCATTCCCATTTTAAGCAGCGACTACCGAGTGATTGCTCCCGATTTACGTGGTCATGGAGCTTCAGAGGCTCCACTAGGACCCTATACGATTGAACAAATGGCAGATGATGTACTAGGCTTGTTAGATACACTTGAAATTTCTGAATGCACCATGCTGGGACATTCACTTGGTGGATATATTACACTTTCGTTCGCGCAGCGTTATGCCTCTCGATTGAAGGGCTTCGGATTAATCCATTCTACGGCATATCCGGATAGTGAAGAAGCTCGGGAGAATCGCTTGAAAAGTGTCAGCAGAATTCAAAATGAAGGTATTACTCCTTTTGTGGACAGCTTTGTCCCAGGAATTTTTGCTGAAGCAACCGCTTCTGCATCACCGCAGCTGCTGGAACGAGCAAAAGAAATTGGCTACAAAACGCCACCGCAGGGGGCAGCAGGAGCAGCGTTAGCTATGCGCGAACGTCCAGATCGACGTGATGTGATCACAGCTACCACGCTGCCAGTACTACTTGTTGCTGGCGAGCAGGATGGACTCATTCCTGCGGAGCGCACCTTTACTTCGGATAAACCAAACATAACGCAAGCTACGATTTCTGGAGCAGGCCACATGAGCCTCTTTGAAGCTCCTGAACGGTTAGCAGAGGTTATCAAGGAATTCGCCCAAACTACGGTGAACAGCCATGTGTGA
- a CDS encoding DUF6483 family protein codes for MFRRDYIVRMIEDMTAMVAKVLTLKQERKTTEALWEIDELLNRYFPLNSRLLNSLSVEDIIDMFRFNGVLESDKLQGVAKLLKEEGSIYAASGDNDAALFRSMRALHLYVYADLHGADREMLQMTADIDELLEEVKAYRLPAKTERLLLKYMESVGRYGKAEDSLYRLLEQGEDVTGEGEALYNRLLLKSPAELENGSLPLEEVEQGLKEWHRITEARKEFEIL; via the coding sequence ATGTTCCGAAGAGACTATATTGTCCGGATGATTGAAGATATGACGGCGATGGTTGCCAAGGTTCTAACTCTGAAGCAGGAGCGGAAGACAACGGAAGCCTTATGGGAAATTGATGAGCTGTTGAACCGATATTTTCCGCTGAACTCACGTCTTTTAAATTCACTATCTGTAGAAGATATCATAGATATGTTCCGTTTTAACGGTGTGTTGGAGTCTGATAAGCTTCAAGGTGTAGCCAAACTCCTTAAGGAAGAAGGCAGCATTTATGCTGCAAGTGGCGATAATGACGCAGCACTATTCAGAAGCATGAGGGCACTGCATTTATATGTGTACGCTGATTTGCACGGTGCTGATCGAGAAATGCTGCAGATGACAGCTGATATCGATGAACTCCTGGAGGAAGTCAAGGCGTATCGTCTTCCAGCCAAGACGGAACGCCTGCTGCTTAAGTATATGGAGTCAGTAGGGCGATATGGTAAAGCGGAAGATAGCTTGTACAGACTCTTGGAGCAAGGTGAAGATGTTACAGGAGAGGGAGAAGCACTGTATAATAGGTTACTGCTTAAATCACCTGCTGAATTGGAGAATGGCTCGCTTCCACTGGAGGAAGTGGAGCAGGGCTTGAAAGAATGGCACAGGATTACAGAGGCTCGGAAGGAGTTCGAAATTTTATGA
- a CDS encoding PhzF family phenazine biosynthesis protein, translating into MSNPLYIVDAFAEKAYSGNPAAVCLLKHPVDEAFMLKTAAEMNLSETAFLWPENEGYRLRWFTPKVEVNLCGHATLASAHVLWEAGLLDPTVEAKFYTRSGLLRASRSGDLISLYFPPYELAPSPTIPGLTEALGIIEENVVETMLYADSVLVQLDQESRVRELRPDFVALSKLQGRAFAVTAKSSTVGMDCVSRFFAPKMGVNEDPVTGSAHTALAPYWANRLNRTQLTAYQASERGGLLQLEVTKEQIKISGRAFTIVSGELHVKPY; encoded by the coding sequence ATGAGCAATCCATTATATATTGTCGATGCCTTTGCAGAGAAAGCTTATTCAGGAAACCCGGCAGCTGTATGCTTGCTGAAGCATCCAGTCGACGAGGCATTTATGCTGAAAACAGCAGCAGAAATGAATTTGTCAGAGACAGCCTTTCTCTGGCCGGAGAATGAGGGATATAGACTGCGTTGGTTCACGCCCAAGGTTGAGGTCAACTTATGCGGTCATGCTACGCTTGCAAGTGCACATGTATTGTGGGAGGCGGGATTACTAGATCCTACAGTAGAAGCTAAGTTTTACACACGCAGTGGGTTGCTCAGAGCTTCTCGTTCAGGTGATCTAATCTCACTGTACTTCCCGCCTTATGAGCTTGCGCCATCTCCTACCATTCCGGGTCTTACAGAAGCACTTGGTATTATCGAAGAGAATGTGGTGGAAACTATGCTATATGCTGACAGTGTGCTAGTACAACTCGATCAGGAATCCCGAGTGCGTGAACTGCGCCCTGATTTTGTGGCTTTATCCAAGCTTCAAGGAAGAGCCTTCGCAGTTACTGCAAAAAGCTCCACGGTAGGCATGGATTGTGTGTCACGGTTCTTTGCACCGAAGATGGGTGTTAATGAGGATCCGGTTACAGGCTCTGCGCATACTGCGCTGGCACCTTATTGGGCTAATCGACTAAACCGTACGCAGTTGACCGCCTATCAAGCTTCCGAACGTGGGGGTTTGCTTCAGTTAGAGGTAACCAAAGAGCAGATTAAGATATCAGGCCGAGCATTCACTATAGTTAGTGGAGAGCTCCATGTTAAGCCCTACTAG
- a CDS encoding SAM-dependent methyltransferase — MCVVESLTALIKQLINDRTLIMATLSQVRYKGETCTKVQIKPIELKGKLHYQFASYIGTKVEHRNVPAELAAEDMALLFRETFRQGLLCTVEADYQVLISKKFKVSILTKSPTKKEEPDLAHNRRKRYVLEDGDPVPFLVELGIMNREGKVLAKRYDKFRQINRFLEMVEDVLADLPTGRPLTIVDFGCGKSYLTFALYHYLTVRKKRELNIIGLDLKADVIEHCNELATKIGYDHLKFLVGDIAEYNELDQVDMVITLHACDTATDAALEKAVRWGASVILSVPCCQHELFAQIENEVMNPMLSHGILKERFSALATDAIRAKLLDMMGYSSQLLEFIDLENTPKNILIRAVKSSGGDNAVKWREYTAFRDFIGAKPYLERVCADLLPSESSSVQG, encoded by the coding sequence ATGTGCGTTGTGGAATCTTTAACAGCTCTTATTAAACAACTGATAAATGACCGTACCTTGATTATGGCTACCCTAAGCCAAGTGCGCTATAAAGGGGAGACTTGTACGAAGGTGCAGATTAAACCTATCGAACTAAAGGGTAAGCTGCACTATCAGTTTGCATCTTATATTGGTACAAAGGTTGAACATCGCAACGTACCAGCAGAATTAGCGGCGGAGGACATGGCTCTTTTATTCAGAGAGACATTCCGTCAAGGTCTGTTATGTACAGTAGAAGCGGATTATCAGGTGCTGATTAGCAAGAAATTCAAAGTATCGATCCTTACTAAGTCTCCAACTAAAAAGGAAGAACCGGATCTAGCGCACAACCGCCGCAAGCGTTATGTACTGGAAGATGGGGACCCTGTACCATTCCTTGTGGAGCTCGGCATTATGAACAGAGAAGGTAAAGTTCTGGCCAAGCGATACGATAAGTTTCGGCAGATCAACCGTTTCTTGGAGATGGTCGAGGATGTACTTGCCGATCTCCCAACCGGGCGGCCTTTGACGATTGTTGATTTTGGCTGTGGTAAATCGTATTTGACCTTTGCCCTTTATCACTATTTGACCGTTCGCAAGAAGCGGGAGCTTAATATTATTGGACTAGATTTGAAAGCTGATGTAATTGAGCATTGCAATGAACTTGCTACGAAGATCGGTTACGATCACCTGAAGTTCCTAGTTGGAGACATTGCCGAGTACAATGAGCTGGATCAGGTAGATATGGTTATAACGCTTCATGCCTGTGACACAGCTACAGATGCCGCACTCGAAAAAGCAGTACGCTGGGGCGCTTCCGTCATCTTGTCTGTGCCTTGCTGCCAGCATGAATTATTCGCACAAATTGAGAATGAAGTAATGAATCCAATGTTGTCGCATGGGATACTTAAGGAGCGGTTCTCAGCCTTGGCTACGGATGCTATCCGCGCCAAATTGCTCGACATGATGGGCTATAGCAGCCAGCTGCTAGAATTCATCGATTTGGAGAATACACCGAAGAATATTTTGATCCGCGCCGTTAAGAGCTCGGGTGGTGATAACGCCGTTAAATGGCGTGAATATACCGCATTCCGCGATTTTATTGGGGCGAAGC